One segment of Macaca fascicularis isolate 582-1 chromosome 4, T2T-MFA8v1.1 DNA contains the following:
- the PGBD1 gene encoding piggyBac transposable element-derived protein 1 isoform X2 has protein sequence MTEEIVTKDTLFNAKQETSEEMEQSGEASGKPNRECAPQIPCSTPIPAERTVTHLNTLKDRHPGDLWARMHISSLEYAAGDITRKGRRKDKARVSELLQGLSFSGDSDVEKDNEPEIQPAQKKLKVSCFPEKSWTKRDIKPNFPSWSALDSGLLNLKSEKLNPVELFELFFDDETFNLIVNETNNYASQKNVSLEVTVQEMRCVFGVLLLSGFMRHPRRGMYWEISDTNQNLVRDAIRRDRFELIFSNLHFADNGHLDQKDKFTKLRPLIKQMNKNFLLYAPLEEYYCFDKSMCECFDSDQFLNGKPVRIGYKIWCGTTTQGYLVWFEPYQEQSTMKVDEDPDLGLGGNLVMNFADVLLERGQYPYHLCFDSFFTSIKLLSALKKKGVRATGTIRENRTEKCPLMNVEHMKKMKRGYFDFQVEENNEIILCRWYGDGIISLCSNAVGIEPVNEITYCDADDEEIPQISQPSIVKVYDECKEGVAKMDQIISKYRVRIRSKKWYSILVSYMIDVAMNNAWQLHRACNPGASLDPLDFRRFVAHFYLEHNADLSD, from the coding sequence agaGTGTGCACCCCAGATTCCTTGTAGTACTCCTATCCCTGCTGAAAGGACAGTTACACATTTGAACACTCTGAAGGACCGTCACCCAGGTGATTTGTGGGCCCGGATGCACATCTCATCCTTGGAATATGCTGCAGGAGACATTACccgaaaagggagaagaaaagacaaagctCGAGTGAGTGAACTGCTCCAAGGTCTCTCATTCTCTGGTGACTCAGATGTGGAAAAAGATAATGAGCCTGAGATCCAGCCTGCTCAAAAGAAGTTAAAGGTGTCTTGTTTCCCAGAAAAGAGTTGGACCAAAAGAGACATTAAACCCAACTTTCCAAGCTGGTCAGCACTAGATTCTGGACTTTTGAATCTCAAGAGTGAAAAGTTGAATCCAGTAGagctttttgaattattttttgatgATGAAACATTCAACTTAATTGTCAATGAAACCAATAATTATGCTTCTCAGAAAAATGTCAGCTTGGAAGTCACAGTTCAGGAAATGAGGTGTGTGTTTGGTGTCCTACTTTTGAGTGGATTTATGAGGCATCCTAGAAGGGGAATGTATTGGGAAATCTCTGACACCAATCAGAACCTGGTTAGAGATGCAATCAGAAGGGACAGATTTGAATTGATTTTCTCAAACCTGCACTTTGCAGATAATGGCCACCTAGATCAAAAAGATAAGTTTACAAAGTTGAGACCTCtcataaaacaaatgaataaaaatttcctCTTGTATGCTCCCTTGGAAGAATACTATTGCTTTGATAAGTCAATGTGTGAATGCTTTGATAGTGACCAATTCCTGAATGGAAAGCCTGTTAGAATTGGATATAAAATTTGGTGTGGTACAACCACACAGGGTTATCTGGTTTGGTTTGAGCCCTATCAAGAACAATCAACTATGAAGGTAGATGAGGATCCTGACCTTGGGTTAGGTGGAAATCTAGTAATGAACTTTGCTGATGTTCTTTTAGAGAGAGGTCAGTATCCCTATCACCTGTGTTTTGATAGCTTCTTTACCAGTATCAAATTGTTGTCAGCCTTGAAGAAGAAGGGGGTGAGGGCAACAGGAACAATTCGTGAGAACAGGACCGAAAAATGTCCCCTTATGAATGtagaacatatgaaaaaaatgaagagagggTATTTTGATTTCCaagtagaagaaaacaatgaGATAATTTTATGTCGTTGGTATGGGGATGGCATTATCAGTCTGTGCTCCAATGCTGTGGGCATAGAACCAGTCAATGAGATAACTTATTGTGATGCTGATGATGAGGAAATCCCTCAGATAAGTCAACCATCCATAGTAAAAGTGTATGATGAATGCAAGGAAGGTGTAGCTAAAATGgatcaaattatttcaaagtatcGGGTGAGGATAAGAAGCAAGAAATGGTACTCAATTTTGGTAAGCTACATGATTGATGTAGCCATGAACAATGCATGGCAACTACACAGAGCCTGTAACCCAGGTGCTTCCCTAGACCCCTTGGATTTTCGGAGATTTGTTGCACATTTCTACTTGGAACACAATGCTGATCTGTCAGATTAA